Proteins encoded in a region of the Paenibacillus pedocola genome:
- a CDS encoding cadherin-like beta sandwich domain-containing protein, producing the protein MALVFILIISNFYGIPYVARAQASGPLDTIIEDTLEPAGKYVSLIDTNGIGISEVDNSNGQWQYNAGGMWLSIVAPETGKIAVFGRDVMIRFVPKKDWNGTTQIKYRSWLASGESSGNYVNVNAEYSGDPESYSELEQAAQIVVTPVNDAPYISESSGSTYLNFDGKGYVTIPDLNIYSNSLTVETWVNASSAPTWARIFDTSYGPDNYNLHLTFEGSTGRIALEALPQKGARIKAYMVKTTEQLPLNQWVHVAAVYNAVEKKAYIYWNGILKGSGFMDLTDMANASAQNSNLPRPYNYIGESTWSQDANYVGGMRDYRIWKKAKTQAEIESQMNTSLTGSEANLMVNYKFNNSNDGAVAKDSSAGLRNGNIISGKWQSSIGFNSNLVTSVNTPVSKPFKLTDVDAGDVLTLTATSSNTSLLANANITFSGGGSDRNINLTPTANMTGTSTVTVTVNDGTTSSASSFLLSVVAGKFDLKSITPSVGVMTPAFNRGIIYNKVHVPNKSGNSPNNSIDINVAAVNPADVNVTAYADNGSGVTVSGAYPTFTVGGLAVGVYKPVKIKVADKFSTNFKEYQLDLIRYPGNDADLAAVNGLALSNVSGGQLIALSPVYSSNTGSYTATVENNVSSIKVDVIKSSLFAAATLNGASIGSTESANATGNVSLAYGKNVISVVITAEDGKTQKTYTVTIVRKLSGDASLTNLTASPVGLSPVFTTNQSDYTLKVANAVTAAEFTPTAAEGAVLKVNGIVHPSGTPFVVTDLAAGNNKYVIEVMAQDGMTKKIYNLFILRAPSDVADLSGLSVSSGTLTPAFNNNETGYSVEVPYQVSSLGVTPKLLDAAASLSVDGNAHQDNTAFTKSLSVGLNTVKIVVTSQSGAREKTTLINIIRKASSNADLSNLVLSKGVLNPVYDKNQTGYAVTVANQVSELTITPTPEELQATVSLNGNLTASAQPRLVNLQVGVNEFNVQVTAEDGVTTKNYVLTIVREASSDADLTNITLSGKPLSGGFDRATSTYYEYIANNITSMTVAATTSDVQATYTINGLESAGGVPIPLVVGENVVTVVVTAADQSTIKEYTVTIVRAASSNASLLELTMTDLSDNAIALSPVPGTFSYNATVQNEISVAKLSPVVDDANASTSVFVNGVWVEDLNAVPLTTGLNVIEVRVTAQDGSMKMYTINLVRNPSADASLYNLIVSPGELTPDFQQGISDYSVQVDNSVSSMDFWINTNNEEASYILKKNGASEGVTGSRVTLDEGTNQITVEVTAADASTKKTYTVTVNRAILPKDSSLANLTVSSVRGTETLNPEFSSEVFKYLLSVPYEVDQLELAAVKGDQDARISVNGVTVDQTMPIQLAEGLNIVNLKVTAQDGKTESVYELDFTRESRSSNADLSSISTDAGVLDPVFDPGVINYTVEVESDVNSIVLTPLAADAKAKGQITGRDGALLTNLVEGDNIFDIQVIAEDGTAKTYTVNIIKAKPVATPTPTPTPTPTEEPTATPTATADPTPTPTAAPTATPTATTDPTSTPTEEPVVTPTVEPTPATPAPETPAPATPVPATPAPETPAPATPAPVTPAPETPAPATPTPATPAPETPAPATPSPATPAPATPAPATPAPETPAAPVATASTEEITVKVESGQLGQGSVLAETVIQRTQDTGGILHDVVNFTTERVEEVVRKITGSSDNTARIMIPDEKDQVADINVKVPKDAIKTLGDSNVNMEVFTENVRILIPQSSLDNFTEDLYFHVVPIKDQALRKEVEDRARIERIVREIAADKQIDVVARPMTIETNMQSRPVTLTLPLRDVQLPGDLQERQDFLANLVIFVEHSDGDKELIKATVVDYKTGELGLQFKVNKFSTFTILNMEGWEQYLASAEAAQQQLAGHKAFINGFTDGTFKPDHSITRAEMAAILARNLGYDPAAPLAASSYPDVKDSHWAKGVIEFVKAAGLMQGNDKGQFLPDAPITRGEIAAIASRYKKLDTAAVTSSGFKDTDSHWAAKEIAAASKANIINGYGDGTYRPTGNLTRAEAVKVVNRLFGRGPLYGVTTPSWPDVPVTNWAYNEIEEASIDHTFTVRNEGGETLSQ; encoded by the coding sequence GTGGCTTTGGTTTTTATCCTGATCATCAGTAATTTCTATGGTATACCATACGTTGCCCGGGCACAGGCTTCAGGCCCACTTGATACAATCATCGAAGATACGCTGGAACCTGCCGGGAAATACGTTTCACTCATAGATACCAACGGGATTGGCATTTCCGAAGTGGATAATAGCAACGGGCAATGGCAGTATAACGCTGGGGGAATGTGGTTGTCCATTGTGGCACCCGAGACCGGCAAGATTGCCGTCTTCGGCAGAGATGTGATGATCCGTTTTGTTCCGAAGAAGGACTGGAATGGAACTACGCAAATCAAGTACCGCAGTTGGCTTGCTTCAGGAGAGTCCAGCGGTAATTATGTAAATGTAAATGCTGAATATTCCGGGGATCCGGAGAGTTATAGCGAACTGGAACAAGCTGCGCAGATCGTGGTTACACCTGTTAATGATGCCCCTTATATTTCGGAGTCAAGCGGCAGTACGTATCTGAATTTTGACGGTAAAGGATATGTCACGATTCCGGATCTGAATATATACTCCAATTCGCTTACAGTCGAAACCTGGGTAAATGCCAGCAGTGCTCCGACGTGGGCCCGTATTTTTGATACTTCGTATGGACCTGATAACTATAATTTACACCTTACGTTTGAAGGAAGTACAGGAAGAATAGCCCTTGAAGCTTTACCGCAAAAAGGTGCCAGAATTAAAGCCTATATGGTAAAAACCACGGAGCAGCTGCCTTTGAACCAATGGGTTCATGTAGCCGCTGTTTACAACGCTGTAGAGAAGAAGGCTTATATTTATTGGAATGGGATTCTGAAAGGCAGCGGGTTTATGGATCTTACCGATATGGCAAACGCCAGTGCCCAGAACTCCAATCTGCCGAGACCTTATAACTATATCGGTGAGAGTACATGGTCCCAGGACGCCAATTATGTTGGCGGTATGAGGGATTACCGGATATGGAAAAAGGCTAAGACCCAGGCGGAGATTGAAAGTCAGATGAACACCAGCCTTACGGGGTCTGAGGCCAATCTGATGGTCAATTATAAGTTCAATAATTCTAACGATGGAGCGGTAGCCAAGGACTCCTCCGCAGGCTTAAGGAACGGAAATATCATCAGCGGGAAATGGCAGTCCAGTATAGGGTTCAACTCCAATCTGGTGACATCGGTCAATACCCCTGTATCGAAGCCGTTTAAATTGACAGATGTGGATGCCGGAGATGTGCTTACGCTTACTGCGACCTCGTCCAATACGTCTCTTTTGGCGAATGCCAATATTACATTTTCCGGCGGAGGCTCAGATAGGAACATTAATCTGACTCCGACAGCAAACATGACAGGTACCTCTACTGTCACCGTCACAGTAAATGATGGAACTACTTCAAGCGCCAGCAGTTTCTTGTTGAGTGTTGTGGCCGGGAAATTTGATCTTAAATCCATTACGCCTTCTGTAGGTGTAATGACACCTGCTTTTAACCGTGGAATTATTTACAATAAAGTTCATGTGCCCAACAAAAGCGGAAACAGCCCGAACAACAGTATCGATATTAATGTAGCAGCGGTGAATCCCGCTGATGTAAATGTAACCGCCTATGCCGACAATGGTTCTGGGGTAACCGTATCGGGTGCCTATCCGACCTTTACTGTAGGCGGACTGGCAGTGGGTGTATATAAACCGGTAAAAATCAAAGTAGCCGATAAATTCTCAACCAACTTTAAGGAATATCAGCTCGATTTGATCCGCTATCCGGGAAATGATGCCGATCTGGCTGCAGTAAACGGGCTTGCCTTGTCTAACGTGAGCGGAGGACAACTCATTGCCTTGTCTCCGGTCTACAGCAGCAACACTGGCAGCTACACCGCGACAGTTGAAAATAATGTGAGTTCGATCAAAGTAGATGTAATCAAGTCCAGTCTCTTTGCGGCAGCAACATTGAACGGGGCAAGCATTGGCTCTACGGAATCCGCTAATGCTACTGGAAATGTAAGCTTAGCCTACGGGAAGAATGTAATTTCCGTGGTAATTACCGCAGAAGACGGCAAGACTCAAAAAACCTATACAGTTACGATTGTCAGAAAGCTGTCTGGTGATGCCAGTCTGACCAATCTGACCGCTTCACCGGTTGGATTATCGCCGGTCTTCACCACTAATCAGTCAGACTACACGCTGAAAGTGGCGAACGCTGTAACGGCTGCTGAGTTTACGCCGACAGCTGCAGAAGGTGCTGTTCTAAAAGTGAACGGCATAGTTCATCCGAGCGGTACGCCTTTTGTTGTTACTGATCTGGCCGCAGGAAACAATAAGTACGTGATTGAAGTAATGGCGCAGGATGGAATGACGAAGAAAATTTACAACCTGTTTATTCTGCGTGCGCCTTCGGATGTTGCAGATCTGTCCGGATTAAGTGTCTCTTCAGGTACTTTAACACCTGCATTTAACAACAATGAGACTGGCTATTCGGTTGAAGTGCCTTATCAGGTCTCTTCACTGGGTGTTACGCCTAAGCTGCTGGACGCTGCGGCAAGCCTGTCTGTGGATGGGAATGCACATCAGGACAATACAGCCTTCACCAAAAGCTTGAGTGTCGGACTGAACACGGTCAAGATCGTTGTTACCTCACAGAGTGGAGCCCGTGAGAAAACAACCCTTATCAATATTATCCGGAAGGCCTCTTCCAATGCGGATCTGTCCAATCTGGTTCTTTCCAAGGGCGTGCTCAATCCTGTGTATGACAAGAATCAAACCGGGTATGCCGTTACTGTAGCTAACCAGGTATCTGAGCTTACGATAACGCCAACTCCTGAAGAACTCCAGGCAACGGTTAGTCTCAACGGCAACTTGACTGCGAGTGCCCAGCCAAGATTGGTCAATCTGCAAGTGGGAGTTAACGAATTCAATGTTCAGGTCACAGCTGAAGATGGGGTAACTACGAAGAATTATGTATTGACGATTGTCCGCGAAGCCTCCTCCGATGCGGATTTAACCAATATTACCCTGTCCGGCAAACCGCTGTCCGGCGGATTTGACCGTGCAACTTCGACCTATTACGAATATATAGCCAACAATATTACCAGTATGACCGTTGCTGCGACTACAAGCGATGTGCAGGCCACCTATACCATCAACGGACTCGAGTCTGCAGGGGGTGTGCCGATTCCACTGGTTGTTGGCGAGAATGTAGTTACAGTAGTTGTTACGGCTGCTGATCAATCAACTATTAAGGAGTACACGGTAACCATCGTGCGCGCGGCTTCGTCCAATGCGAGTTTACTTGAGCTCACGATGACGGACTTATCGGATAATGCGATCGCTCTTTCACCGGTTCCGGGAACTTTCAGCTACAATGCTACGGTTCAGAATGAAATCTCTGTAGCCAAGCTCAGTCCGGTAGTTGATGATGCCAATGCCAGTACCTCAGTCTTTGTAAATGGGGTGTGGGTCGAAGACCTCAATGCCGTGCCTTTGACTACAGGACTGAATGTGATTGAAGTCAGAGTTACAGCTCAAGACGGAAGTATGAAGATGTATACCATTAATCTGGTGAGAAACCCAAGTGCAGATGCTTCGCTGTATAATCTGATCGTTTCTCCTGGCGAATTAACACCAGACTTCCAGCAAGGAATCAGTGATTATTCTGTCCAAGTGGACAATAGTGTGAGCAGCATGGATTTTTGGATCAATACGAATAATGAAGAGGCTAGTTACATCCTGAAAAAGAATGGAGCTTCCGAAGGTGTAACTGGAAGCCGCGTGACACTGGATGAAGGGACGAATCAAATTACAGTAGAGGTTACCGCTGCAGATGCCAGTACTAAAAAAACCTATACAGTTACTGTGAATCGTGCGATTCTGCCGAAGGACTCCTCTCTGGCGAATTTGACCGTCAGCTCTGTGAGAGGAACGGAGACTCTCAATCCTGAATTCTCGAGTGAAGTGTTCAAATACCTTTTATCGGTACCTTATGAAGTAGATCAGCTAGAACTGGCTGCGGTAAAAGGAGACCAGGATGCGCGGATTAGCGTAAATGGTGTCACTGTAGATCAGACGATGCCTATCCAGTTAGCAGAAGGCCTAAACATCGTAAACCTGAAGGTCACTGCGCAGGATGGAAAGACAGAAAGTGTCTATGAGCTGGATTTCACCCGGGAATCACGTTCTTCCAATGCAGACCTGAGCAGTATCAGCACAGATGCTGGAGTCTTGGATCCTGTATTTGATCCGGGGGTTATAAATTATACGGTAGAGGTAGAGAGTGATGTGAACTCCATCGTTCTTACCCCGTTAGCAGCAGATGCAAAAGCAAAAGGCCAAATCACGGGAAGAGACGGTGCTTTGCTGACTAATCTGGTTGAGGGCGACAATATATTTGATATTCAGGTCATTGCGGAGGACGGAACTGCAAAGACTTATACTGTCAATATTATTAAGGCTAAGCCTGTAGCGACACCGACGCCAACACCGACGCCAACACCGACGGAAGAACCGACAGCAACGCCGACGGCAACAGCGGATCCTACACCAACACCTACAGCAGCACCGACGGCAACACCGACAGCAACAACAGATCCGACATCAACACCTACGGAAGAGCCAGTAGTAACACCAACGGTAGAGCCGACACCGGCAACGCCAGCGCCGGAAACACCAGCGCCAGCAACGCCGGTACCAGCAACGCCAGCGCCGGAAACACCAGCGCCAGCAACGCCAGCACCAGTAACGCCAGCGCCGGAAACACCAGCGCCAGCAACGCCGACACCGGCAACGCCAGCGCCGGAAACGCCAGCACCAGCAACGCCATCGCCAGCAACACCAGCGCCAGCAACGCCAGCACCAGCAACGCCAGCGCCGGAAACTCCTGCAGCACCTGTTGCGACTGCATCGACAGAGGAGATTACCGTGAAGGTAGAATCAGGACAACTGGGCCAGGGTTCTGTTCTGGCGGAAACGGTCATCCAACGTACTCAGGATACAGGTGGAATTCTGCATGATGTAGTCAACTTCACAACGGAGCGTGTAGAGGAGGTTGTCCGGAAAATTACCGGGTCTTCGGATAATACGGCCCGGATTATGATCCCGGATGAGAAGGACCAGGTCGCGGATATCAATGTAAAGGTTCCTAAGGATGCCATTAAAACACTTGGTGACTCCAACGTGAATATGGAGGTCTTCACCGAGAATGTTAGAATTCTCATCCCGCAATCGTCATTAGACAATTTTACAGAAGATTTGTATTTCCATGTTGTACCGATCAAGGACCAGGCACTGCGCAAAGAGGTTGAAGACCGGGCAAGAATTGAGCGGATTGTCAGAGAAATAGCAGCGGACAAGCAAATTGATGTAGTTGCCCGTCCAATGACTATTGAGACTAATATGCAGAGCAGACCGGTGACATTAACCCTTCCGCTGCGTGACGTACAGCTGCCAGGTGACCTCCAGGAAAGACAGGACTTCCTGGCGAATCTTGTAATCTTCGTCGAGCATAGTGATGGAGACAAGGAATTGATTAAGGCAACCGTAGTCGATTACAAAACGGGTGAGCTGGGTTTACAGTTTAAAGTAAATAAATTCAGTACATTCACCATATTGAACATGGAAGGCTGGGAGCAGTATCTTGCCTCAGCGGAGGCTGCACAACAGCAGCTTGCCGGTCACAAGGCATTCATCAACGGCTTTACCGATGGAACCTTTAAGCCGGACCATTCCATTACCCGTGCGGAAATGGCTGCAATTCTGGCCAGAAACCTTGGGTATGATCCAGCAGCACCGTTGGCTGCCTCTTCCTACCCGGATGTGAAAGATAGTCATTGGGCAAAAGGCGTCATCGAATTCGTCAAAGCTGCCGGATTGATGCAGGGTAACGACAAAGGCCAGTTCCTGCCGGATGCTCCTATCACCCGCGGGGAAATCGCCGCGATTGCATCCAGATATAAGAAGCTGGACACTGCGGCCGTTACTTCCAGCGGGTTCAAGGATACCGACAGCCACTGGGCTGCCAAGGAAATTGCGGCAGCAAGCAAGGCTAACATCATCAACGGATATGGGGATGGCACTTACCGTCCA